A window of the Lactuca sativa cultivar Salinas chromosome 5, Lsat_Salinas_v11, whole genome shotgun sequence genome harbors these coding sequences:
- the LOC111908044 gene encoding receptor-like protein EIX1: MALLQFKKGLVDDYALLKSWRNTNTTQDCCKWRGVGCSNDTGQVIRLDLPAVWLQEVDQLIGLSGEIGSSLLSLNSLTYLDLSGNSFTRIPNFLGSLNSLQHLILSNIELTSPEIPYQLGNLSNLQTLDLSATSIVLKTTDWLSHLSSLKYLNLSYIDLSDSVGLLSNAIKLPSLVDLRLVNCLLPNNTAKSFFRSMTNLSDSFAVLDINSNYLPASEIYPWLFSFSSSLTDINLSDNELLGIIPEAFGMFKNLQTLDLTNNGLQGGIPVSFRNLGKIRELFLSGNNLNQDLPSFFSNLPQMSLQVLDLYGNQLSGSLPDFTTFTALKELYLGQNQLNGSFPQKFEKISNLSILDLADNSINGFLPNLSVFASLRELYFERNLLNGTLAEKLKPLSKLESLGASSNFFQGTISETHVANLSRLRYLDLSNNSLAIEIGSNWSATFQLETISLSSCKLGSSFPRWLKTQTNFSVLDISNTGISDSVPSWFWESLIPGIRYLNLSSNQIHGMIPDLDFISGNQPIIDMSSNNFSGNLPLFPLDIVTLKVNDNMLSGPISSLCNLTTLSLLDLSNNKLSGELPNCWNTLNNLAILNLEDNGFIGVVPESMGALEFVSMISIRGNSLTGELPASLRNCTSLLLLDLGENQLSGKIPEWLGESLSLLLVLSLQSNQFHGAIPTSLCKLEMIQILDLSVNNFSGSIPKCLNNITGMTMRDRGTLRSSFEYNAVGLVRTRLAVRARVVFKVLLQWKGRQSEYQNTLRLVVSLDLSSNRLTGEIPGEMTSLLGLIALNLSRNSLSGSIPEDIGRLGQLDFLDLSRNNLGGGIPTSLAQLSYLGFLDLSFNNLSGRIPKSTQLQSFNGSSYAGNSNLCGVPLLNVCPGDEPRSTNQDISEQESDDDRLDKGFIVSVVAGVAFGFWGFCGSLILKHSWRHAYFGFLNVIINSFLLRLELSFARLRRQTSP; the protein is encoded by the coding sequence ATGGCACTCTTGCAATTCAAAAAAGGGCTTGTGGACGATTACGCCCTTCTCAAGTCATGGAGGAATACCAACACAACACAAGATTGCTGTAAATGGAGAGGAGTAGGATGCAGCAACGACACAGGCCAAGTCATTAGGCTTGATCTTCCTGCAGTTTGGTTACAAGAAGTTGATCAATTAATTGGTCTCAGTGGTGAAATCGGTTCTTCATTGCTTTCATTAAATTCTTTGACATATTTAGATTTGAGTGGAAACAGTTTCACTcgtatcccaaacttccttggtTCCCTCAACAGCCTACAACACCTCATACTTTCTAACATCGAGTTAACTTCACCCGAAATTCCCTATCAATTAGGAAATCTCTCCAACTTACAAACTCTTGATCTTTCAGCTACATCAATTGTCTTAAAGACCACAGATTGGCTTTCCCATCTTTCCTCTCTCAAGTACCTAAATCTAAGTTATATAGACCTCAGTGACTCAGTTGGTTTACTGAGTAACGCAATCAAATTACCCTCCCTTGTAGACTTACGCCTTGTAAACTGTTTGCTTCCGAATAACACTGCCAAATCTTTCTTTCGCTCCATGACAAACTTATCCGATTCTTTTGCAGTTCTTGATATCAATTCTAACTATCTTCCAGCCTCTGAGATATACCCTTGGTTATTTAGCTTTAGTAGCAGCCTTACTGACATCAATCTTTCAGACAACGAGCTCCTTGGTATCATTCCTGAAGCATTTGGTATGTTTAAAAACCtccaaaccctagatttgaccaacaATGGCCTCCAAGGTGGTATCCCAGTTTCATTTAGAAACTTGGGCAAGATACGGGAACTTTTCCTATCTGGGAACAATCTCAACCAAGACCTTCCTAGTTTTTTCAGCAACCTGCCACAGATGTCGTTACAAGTTCTTGATTTATATGGGAATCAACTAAGCGGTTCTTTGCCTGATTTTACAACATTCACAGCTCTCAAGGAACTGTACCTTGGACAAAATCAGTTGAACGGATCTTTCCCacaaaaatttgaaaaaatatcGAATCTATCCATCCTTGATTTGGCGGATAATAGTATCAATGGATTTCTCCCTAATCTTTCTGTTTTTGCTTCTTTGCGGGAATTGTATTTTGAGAGAAACCTATTAAATGGAACTCTAGCTGAAAAGTTAAAGCCTCTCTCCAAGCTCGAGTCTTTGGGTGCATCTTCGAATTTCTTTCAAGGAACGATATCTGAAACGCATGTAGCTAATCTTTCTCGTTTGAGATACCTTGATTTGTCGAATAACTCCCTGGCTATAGAAATTGGCTCCAACTGGTCTGCAACTTTTCAACTCGAAACCATCTCGTTGTCATCATGCAAACTCGGGAGTTCTTTCCCGAGATGGCTAAAAACTCAAACGAATTTCTCCGTGCTTGATATATCTAATACCGGAATCAGTGATTCCGTCCCCAGTTGGTTCTGGGAGTCGTTGATTCCGGGTATTCGTTACTTAAATCTCTCCTCGAACCAGATCCATGGGATGATTCCGGATTTGGATTTTATATCCGGTAACCAACCTATAATCGATATGAGCTCAAATAACTTCTCGGGTAACTTACCATTGTTTCCTCTTGACATCGTTACTCTAAAGGTCAATGACAACATGTTATCCGGGCCCATTTCTTCCTTGTGTAACCTGACTACTTTAAGCCTTCTTGATCTTTCTAATAACAAACTCTCAGGAGAGCTTCCAAATTGCTGGAACACTCTTAATAACCTGGCTATTCTCAACCTTGAAGACAATGGATTTATTGGGGTAGTGCCTGAATCGATGGGGGCCCTGGAGTTTGTTTCTATGATCAGTATTCGAGGCAATAGTTTGACAGGGGAGCTGCCAGCATCCTTAAGAAACTGCACTTCGTTGCTACTTCTTGATCTTGGAGAAAACCAACTGTCGGGGAAGATACCGGAATGGTTAGGGGAAAGCTTGTCATTGCTGCTTGTTCTTAGCTTACAGTCGAATCAGTTTCATGGAGCCATTCCTACAAGCTTATGTAAGCTCGAGATGATTCAAATTTTGGACCTCTCTGTTAACAATTTCTCCGGGAGCATACCCAAATGCCTCAATAACATTACAGGGATGACTATGAGGGATAGAGGTACCTTGCGATCAAGTTTTGAGTACAATGCAGTGGGGTTGGTACGAACAAGACTAGCTGTCAGAGCAAGGGTTGTGTTTAAAGTGTTACTGCAATGGAAAGGAAGGCAATCAGAGTATCAAAATACGTTGCGTCTTGTCGTTAGCCTTGATCTTTCTTCCAATAGACTAACAGGCGAAATCCCAGGTGAGATGACGAGTCTTTTGGGTCTCATTGCCTTGAATCTTTCGAGAAACTCGTTATCCGGATCAATACCTGAAGACATCGGTCGTCTGGGTCAGTTGGATTTTCTTGATCTATCGAGAAACAACCTGGGTGGAGGAATCCCTACAAGCCTTGCACAATTGAGCTATCTAGGGTTCTTGGATTTGTCCTTTAACAACTTGTCGGGAAGAATCCCAAAAAGCACGCAGTTACAGAGCTTCAACGGGTCGTCATATGCTGGAAATTCTAATCTTTGTGGGGTTCCGCTGCTGAACGTATGCCCTGGTGATGAGCCAAGAAGTACAAACCAAGATATTTCAGAACAAGAATCCGATGATGACAGGTTAGATAAGGGATTCATTGTTAGCGTTGTGGCTGGTGTTGCCTTTGGGTTTTGGGGTTTTTGTGGGTCGTTGATTCTCAAACATTCATGGAGACATGCCTATTTTGGGTTCTTGAATGTCATCATTAACTCGTTTCTTCTAAGACTAGAGCTAAGTTTCGCTAGGCTCCGGAGGCAAACTTCACCTTAA